A single genomic interval of Cyprinus carpio isolate SPL01 chromosome B24, ASM1834038v1, whole genome shotgun sequence harbors:
- the LOC109056149 gene encoding NXPE family member 4-like: protein MFTPSTRNSNPPANRLKHVLLLACFLCTLSWLALCVLNGGIQMRPFLPPRPKSVIEMNNSSFAISTLDMGISDEEWERLQKALDWPGPDQEITQLDLSTSPVHSTFSIVELKKSYKVGDNISVIITARDHNKNLKTYGGDFFKAKLFNSKLKVRHKFLYVLSTPVRLCRFLKNTGSLHSHEATIMATLKGQDPRTPRSVK, encoded by the exons ATGTTCACACCATCCACGAGGAACTCAAATCCACCAG CCAACAGGTTAAAACATGTATTGCTACTGGCATGTTTTCTTTGTACATTATCCTGGCTG GCTCTATGTGTACTGAATGGTGGGATTCAAATGAGACCATTTCTGCCCCCCAGACCTAAATCAGTCATTGAAATGAATAATTCTTCTTTTGCAATATCCACACTTGACATGGGAATCAGTGATGAGGAGTGGGAAAGACTACAGAAGGCTCTTGACTGGCCTGGTCCAGATCAAGAAATCACTCAGCTGGATCTGAGCACAAGTCCAGTCCACTCAACATTCTCTATTGTGGAACTGAAAAAGAGTTACAAAGTGGGAGATAACATCTCTGTTATTATCACAGCCAGAGACCACAACAAGAACCTGAAAACATATGGAGGAGATTTTTTCAAAGCAAAGCTTTTCAATTCAAAGCTaaaa GTCAGGCACAAGTTTTTGTACGTCTTGAGCACTCCAGTGAGGTTGTGCAGATTCTTAAAAAATACAGGGAGTCTTCATTCCCACGAAGCCACTATAATGGCCACTTTGAAGGGCCAGGATCCAAGAACACCCAGATCAGTGAAGTAG